Part of the Numida meleagris isolate 19003 breed g44 Domestic line chromosome 26, NumMel1.0, whole genome shotgun sequence genome is shown below.
AATACTGTCAGATCTGATGAAGACGAAAGTGATGATAAAGATGATGTTCAGAGTCAAGGCTCTTCTGCTTCATCAGAGGATTATATCATTATTCTCCCTGAGTGCTTTGATACCAGCCGTCCTTTAGGGGAGTCCATGTATAGTTCAGCTCTTTCTCAGCCCAGCATGGAAAAGACAGGAGAATCGGAAACAGGGGCGGGGAATTCAGAAGGGGAAAGGCAGCCACAGATGCATAGCATCAGTAACATTTTGACAACTTCACAAACACTGGCTGTAGTACCGTTGGCCCCAGAGGTTGTGGACACCTTACCCCAGACAGAAAGGTATGCTTCTAGGACAAGAATAAAGAGTTGCTGCAAGGTTTATTGGATGTCACAGGCAAGTTCAGTGTCCAAATAGAAACTGTTGcaaaaaaattcacttttgcATGTGCTTGTGAGTGTCCTATATCCTGTAACTTTTTGTAAAGCCATTTGTGCTTAGCTAATCAGTGagtagagaaggaaggaagggaataCATTAAGATTTCCTTCGCTTTACCTAGACTTACCTACGTGTGGGCACATAGAATGGAAGTGGTAAAAGTAATTGTTTTGTCGctttatgttttcagaaatcttgCATCTCTTCAGAATCGTATCTTCCAAGATCCAAGCATACTAACTTCAGAGAATGTCTCTTCCACTCCTTATAATCAAATAAGAGAAGGTATTGACTGTACTTACTGAAGGGTGCATACATAGTTACATCCTATTCTTTACACCTACAATTGaatttggtttcttttattCTTGAGGAGAACAGAAACCGGCCCAAGTAATACCATCTGTTTCTCTTGGgttgtttaaaattttatcatACAGAGGTCTTGAATAAAGCAATAATCAGCTTTGTGAATCAGGTGAGCATAGTATTTATTGATTAGAAATGGTAGGAGAGCACTCCAAAAGTGTCTGTACACATATAGAAGTTTATCTTGCTCTGGAATTAGAGCTGTATGCTAAAGTCGTTGTTACAGTTATTTGGAGTTTGGACAGCAGTTCATGTAACGGTGAAGTAGATATCTGGCTGATTAGTCAGTGGGTGACTCCTGGAATTCTTTTGATTATATTGACTGTAGTGAGAATCTTGCATGCCTAGTTTGCATCTGGGTCACCAAGCTTGAAAGTATTAGTTTAGACTGAATCTCACTTTCTGTTTATGTGCATGTTGAATCTGTTCAGCTTTTAGTTAACTGTATGTGTTCATGtgataacttttttcttcttccagaacCCAGTGGTGAAGACAGGCATGAACCAGGATCTTCTGTATCTCTAACTGGTAACCAGAAGGGCTCAGAATACCCGAGGTAATGaaacagaagctgcagcttCGCAAATTCTATTTGGTCCACGGCCTTTCTTTTAAGATTGAGTGACTAAGAATCAGTGGAAACCAGACAGAAGTTACTGTAGTCTGGATGGATATGTCACAGCTTCTATGTAGATAGACTATTTAATCCTTTCAAACTTCCATTTTATGGAAAGTAAGCTAACGTATTGTAGCATTAAAAAAGTAAGTACAAGTTAGCAGATGGCATGGAGAGCTTGATGCCCGAGTAGCAGTGATTCTTTTGGATAATGGGTTATTCTCGCCAACAAGAAGTAAGTCTCAATTGAGCCATTAGCGGAGAAAGACTTATATTTTAGGAGAAAGAAACACATGGCTTTTGCTGACCCGAATGTAATACCTAACCTTTCTGCAGACACCCACAGAGTGGCAGTATTGCAGGAGAACTAGTTAAAGGAGCTCTGTCAGTTGCTGCCTCTGCCTACAAAGCTTTATTTGCTGGACCACCCATTACAGAGCAGGTAAATGTCTTTTTCCCATGTTCTCTATGAGTTTCACAGAATTCCAACGTTAAAACTGTAGGTGTTGGTACCTTAATAAAACATATGTTCTCTGTGTTGATGTTTCACAACACATTGCTGCAACAGTAAAATGTTAAGCTTGATGGCATCCCTTGGAAGCACGGTGCTCCCCTAGATGATAGAGAAATCCACGCTGTGGGGATAGAAGCACGTCTCTTTGAGTGTAATGCAAGAGCAGTAATTCAAATTTGCAAGTGACCAATGAGAGTAGATGCACATTGCTTCCTTATGGACAAAGGGCCTCACTGTCATCCCTGCGTGCCAGTATAATGCAGGACGACTGCTTGAGATGGCAAAAATAAGATAAACGATCTTCTTGtctctcttgttttgtttctatcaGCCTGCAGCTTCAGAAGAGCACGCTGCTGCTCTTCTATCCAGTCTGTGTGAGATGGGATTCTGTGACAGGCAGTTAAACCTGCGACTGCTGAAGAAACACAACAATAATATGGTTCAAGTGGTAACTGAATTGCTTCAGATCAGTAACGGTGACTGGTACAGCAATAGATGCTGAACCTTCCTGGTGGAGGGATGAATCTCCTTAGTTGAGCAAATTCTTATTAAACACTACAACGTTAGCAGGCTGTCCTTCAACTGCTTTGGAGATATAGATAAAACTTAGGCTTTTCTTTGCGCTTTTGACTTTTTCCACTCATGGAAGCGTCAAACAGTGCTTGTCACAACATTTTACAAATTGGAGACCAGAATTTCAACTTTACTTTTGCTGACGTTAGCAGTATTGAAGTTGGTAACTTTATACTGAATCCTTTTTGCCTGGGAATGTTATAGAATGACTTCAGCCTGCACGCAGATAAGAACTTCCCCTTGCGCTGTATGTAAAATAGTTCTAGGCAGCTGGGAGCTCTTGTTTTGTTGACTTCTAACAAACTTTGTAATAGGAAGCAATGTAAAATGCTTCTGTAAAATGTAGCCTTGTCTAATTTACAAGAGATACCTGCTACTTGGAAACTTGTTTCTTCTGATATGATTTAGTTATCAAATTTTGTCCAGTTCATGATAGCAGTGTAACAGATTTAAACCTTACAAATCATTCTGGGGTGGGGCGGGATGTTGCTCATATATTAAAATTAGTCTTGAATCACCAAATGACTTCTGAAAAGCCTGAAGTTAACTTGAACTGATGTATACCAGGAAAATCACTGTTTCTTGTAGCAGAATAAAGCATAAGAGTTAACTTACTACAAATTGGTTACAGTTAATAGCTGCTGGtaacaataacagaaaatgtatatgtaatagaaaatatagcctacataaaatatttagttaaAAATGGAGTTGTAGGAAGGACCTTTCTAAGAACCTCTGAAAAGGTTCGTTGGAAAAATATGTGTAAAAACTCAACccctatgtttttttttctgtattgtccAGACATCTTAATACTACATAAAGAGTTAAAGAGGGCATAAAAAGCCAGACCTGAACTGGAGTATGAATTCTGGTAACATTTGGGAAATGAaagaaccccccccccccccccggggtAGGGGTTGTACGAcatactttattttgaaaaatgtagtaACTTAAGCAGTGTTAAATATATAGTCTCTAGCGATGGTTCTAGTTGCTCCTGTGTTTCCGTAAACACATCTGTAGAATTCACTTTCTCTCAAGATTTTGCTTTACATACGCATACTTATTTCAAAGTTTAAGAATTCTCTCCTAAACATCCTGAGAGGAGACTTGATTCTGAAGAATCGCAAGAAACCAGTAACATACGCTGCCATGCAGTGGTAAATCTATAGGTAATTGCTCAGAGGTCAGTTCTCTGCAAGTGACAGCAATGTTGGCTACATTCTTTGTTTTGAGTAAGCTTTCTTAGTTGCTGCAGTAGGAGACCAGTGATCTTGAAATACAAATACTActgttgctttaaaataagGTGTTTCTATTTTGACACAACATAGCTGAAGCAGTTATCAGTATTCTGACTGATCAGATGATCAGTAATAGTTTTTTAAAGACCTAATACTCTCCGTGATAAGAtaccattaaaataattaaagaaaaatatgtatcatactgtttctgttttaaaccTATTTTTATAGATAGATGGAAGGTAAACtcttaaatgtttattttgaaatatgataGGACTATTTTGCAGTGTTTCCCATCTGACTGTACCCCAGTACAGCTGTCTATTGTGGACCAGATAAATACTTTCCCGTAACTTGAAATtacagttgtttgtttttcccccacCATAACTTACACATACTGATTTGAATATCTTTTGGCTTATGCTTACTATGCGGTGGGGAGGAGAGGACATGGATAAGTGTGGTAGCTGGCGAAGTTATTAAACTTAATGTGGTTGTCGGCTTCGATCTGGAATACCCAGCAGCACGCTTGCTCTTTCTGTGTATGCCTTTGTAATTAAGATTTTAGTGCGTTCTGTAAATTAACAAAACACTAAAATGTTTGAGGAAAAGCACTTCGTTGCAGATTGAAATGTGAAGTGTGAAATAGTGTTTTCTTTAAGTTACTTTTTACTAGTGGTTAGATAATGTATGCTCAGGCTTAAGGTGTATTTTCTGTTGGCTTTGTATATTTTGTTAGTGGATGCATGATATAATTTATAATATGTTCTATAGTGCAAATATGACTTCTGTACCTTATTTAGGATAAGCGCTTTAAAGTCAACTGTGATGTGGGGGAGAGGAGGGTAGAAGACCACTTTTTCCTCTGACCTTACAATAAATCATCTTATCTGGCTGGCTCTCATTGGCCTCTTTACAGGCGGCTGCTCTGGCTGGAGTGCTCAGCTGTGGCTGTTTCCCTCTGCCCTGGCAGCtcactgccctgctgcagcatcaggaCCCTAGCGAGGTGGGTGCCCTGCTTCTAAGGAGGAATGTATGCCTGCTCTGTGGCACTGCAGCTGGCTGTGGTGGGTGATGCGTAAGCGgaggtgggggggagggagggaggcggGGGTGGAGTGACTCAGGCAGTGCCAACTGTGGGGATGCTGTGTCACATTGGGGCTGCAGGCATGGGGCTTCTGGGGCAGTACCGGACTGGGCCTAGAGAAGCCTGCTTTCAAGAGTGAGGCTGAGCCTGGCTTGGCCACTGCAGGGGCAGTCAGGCCTGCGGAAGTTCATTGTGCCCCTGTACTGTTTTGAGGTTGTGAGGTCTGGTCCTTCTCAGAGCTTGCATTAttcattgctttctgcttctttggTAGAGCTCAGGCCTGTCCCCACCCTGGAGGAGGGGTGGGAAGGAGCTAGTAAACATTAACTGTGAACttggagaagctgcagcttcACTGCCTGGGGCTTGCAAGAGACTGCAGTTATGGTGACTATGCTGCAATAGTAATGGGACTCTTTCTGTGTTAGAGAAGGCCAAATCACTCAGGCATTCTTGTCTTTCCCTTCTGCGTTGCATGCTGCAAGAGGGTGGGGAATATTGAGTTAACTGTAGCCTCAGACCACTATCTTGCACACTGGGAAATTCTAGAAGTACTCTGTTGTACCTTAGAGTAGAGGGAGAGGCCTCCGAAGGCTTCTGGGACACGCTAGGAAGGGCGTAAAGTGCTTTAGCAGACGCAACTGAGTGCTGGGAGTTCTGTATTTTATCTTAGACTACACTGTGGGCTCCTGGGATTCTTCAGTGTTGCTTTGGGAAGACACCTGTGAGCACTGGGCAGTCCTTGAATTACAATAGAGCACACTAGGAAGAATCTAGGACATCTTAAAACACACTGAGGAGATGTGGAGGTACTGTAGGGTGCAGGGGGGTCCTTGCCTCCTCCCATTcacactgaaaagcattttagagCACACTGAAGAGCTCTTCAGTACTCTCAGAGTGTGCACTTGTCCTCTAGGAGCTTAAAGGTGCTGTACACTGTAGCTAGGCATCCCCTTTTGTAACTTGATGGTGGTACTGGGACCTAAGTTAGGTTCCAGCATGGTGGGGGCACACACACATGAGCACAACGCATGCATAGCTCTGTAAGGGGACAAATGCACAACTAGGCCTGCACTTGTGCATCACAAGCTCTCTGTGTACATGTATGTGCAGACACATGCCTACACCCATGCATGCCTGCAGCTCCGCTTACCTTTCCTGGTGCCAGCAAGGAAGGGCCGGGAGTGAAGTATGAAGCTCGCCCCCCCCACTCCCAGCACCCCCTAGCAGTCGCTGTTTTGTGTCCTCCACTACCCGTGCCAGGGCTTCCCCATCCCTAGGTGCTTGGCCATAATGACGCAAAGTcgctgtttttctcttctttctctttaataataaaataacagcaacatACCACAAAGGAACAACCTGGGGGCAGGGGCTATGGGGACCTCAGGGGGGCCCTGGAGGCTTGGGCAAGGGGACAAAGAGGACAGGAACAAAGCAGAATAGAGCCACCAGGCTAGGCATGCCCACGTACGCGTGCATCTGAGACACTCTGTCCCTGGCCCCTGGGTTCACTCCAGGGCAGCTCCCCTGCAGAGATCATCAATTACAGAGTTAACTGCAGGCTAATTACAGGGTGGGAATTTTCTGGGTGTTACTGGGATATAGACACTCCATCCCAGGGGAGGCTCCTGcatggagaaactgaggcaagGGCCACATGGTGGCGCAGTCTCCTGGGATAAAGTGAGGGCAGCTTTTGGCAGTGAGTTAGCTGTGTAGgcatggggtgggggggctgTCTCATATCtgtccccctccccctccccccccaaaaaaaaaaaacagtgtaggggggagggagagaagagctgTACCTCATAGTGCTGGTACTGAGCAGGGCGTACTCATCACAGTGGTGGGCTCCCAAGACAGGAGTAGAGGGGCACACGCACTAATAGACCCAAGTGACAGGCACCCACTGGGGCTCAGCACGCAGACGCTCCATGGCCTCGCGCAGCTGCCCAAAGGTGTGCTCCAGGTTGTCGTTGGTCAGACTCAGGTCGAAGTAGTGGCTGTAGCCATGCTGTATGCGACTGCTCTCCTCTACTGTCCGCCGGGCATCAGCCTCCTGCCCACACCAGtggtgcctcagtttccccactgctttccccctcccctcccctgctGCACTGCATCCCTTGTCCCAAGCACCCACCGTGAGCTGCTTGATAGCCACGCCACTCTCCAGTGCTGCCCGGTTCATGGCCCGCAGGGTTTCGGCACTGGGGGCTTCGATGAACACCACATAGGGCACGAATTCTGCTGTCCTGAGAACCTTCACTGCCTGTAGGGGGAAGGGATGGGGCTGAACCCTGCAGATCTCCCCTCAGTCCTCCTCATTCAGGTGCTGCCTACCTGGGGGTTGACGTCCAGGATGCACATCTTGCCAGCGTTCACCACAGCACGGATGGAGTCAATCTTGGTGCCGTAGAGGTTGCCCTCATACTCGCCGTGCTCCAGATAGTGACCTGCCTTGATGTCTGCCTCCATCTCACCCCGTGATACGAAGTGGTACCCATGCCCATCTTTCTCGCTCTCCTTCGGCTTCCGTGACGTATCTGCCCACAATGTCACCCTGAGCACCCAATGCCAGCCCCCCTTGGGGGTCCCATTCAGTATACAGTGATGGTAACAGGGCTATGACACTACTGCGAGAGGCTGGGTCACAGTGCTTCTCACAGAGGACAGTGATGCTCTTAGGGGATAGCGATGTTCATGGGGGGGCAGTGATGCTTTTATGGGCTGGTGATGTTCAGAGAGAATGGTGATTATACCTGTAGGTGACCCTGATGTTTACAGGGCCAGCAGTACATTTAGAGAACAATAATGCCTTTAGGGGGGTGGTAATGCTTTAGGGGACAGTAATACTGGGGCAAGGTGACACTTGTGGTAGACATGGGGACACTCACAGGGAATGGTGGTGCCATAGCGTGCCTGGTCGGACATGATGAGCTTGTTCTTGAGGCTGCGTCGCCCCACACCCTGGGCACCGATAAGCACTAGGGTTTTCCTCCGGAAAGGGGGCATGCGAGCCACCTCCTCATAGATCAGCAGCTCATGGCGGTCAAACTCTGCGTAAGGGACAGGCACTCATTGTGTGCCATGGGGATCCCAGGGTGCCATCACAAGCACAGCCTAGGGACTGTCCTTCGTCCCTTGGGGATGCTCACCGGCATTCTTCGTGGTCAGGTACAtcatcctcttctttctcttcccactgaggctgctgcacagggccccTGCTGAGGGCATGAGGCTGGCTATGCCAGGGCTAGGGACAGCACCAGGGCACAAGGACatggctgtgggagctggggaCCCACGGTGGGGCAGCGGGCTCCTTACCGGGTGTGGGGGCCACCTCCACGTCTCGCTTCACGAAGGCTTTTCGCTTCTCCTCTAGCAGCTGGCTGGGGATAAGCCCCGCACTGCCCCCCTCCACATGGCATGCCTGAGGGGGACAGGGGTGTGCGTGTGGggaccccatgtccccaggaACCCTCCCTGTACTGCATTCCTGGGGGGAGCACAGTACGGCACATTGGGGTATTCATCCCCAGCCTCAagccctcctccccctcccccaaaaaaataaaacccaacaaACTCAGCAGCCCCTAGGCTGCTGAGAGACCCTGGACTGGGGGACAAAGGACAATGCCCAACTCTCACCTGCCACCAGTTGGGGTCATCCTGGTTGACGATCTGCAGCAGGTCCCCGGCAGTAAAGCAGAGCCCAGCCTCCTTGCAGGGAATGAGGCTGTCGGAGGCTGGGTCATAGTCAAAGTGGCACTTCACAAAGACCTGGAGACAACGAGGGTCACCAGAAACAGGGGAAACCCACATGGGTGCCGTGCTCCTGGCTTCTTGCAGCACTGTGCCTCAGTTTTCCCAGCAGCACTAGGTGCACTCACACATGTACATGCACACACGTCCCCCCTGCCGCTTGGTGCAGGCAGGCATGCAGGGCACCCACGCACACACAGGCAGCACCCAGGGCAGCACCCAGACACCACAGCAGTCCCAGGGCAGCgcctgcacacagccctgcacccacgcacagccctgcacccagGCACAGTGCAGCTGTAATGGTACACATGCGGGCATGCGTATGCAACAACACTCTCAGGTCCCTGGCTGGGCAGGAAGTGTGTacacacaggcagcagcagggtgctTGGGGACACACGGTGCCAGGCGGTGCAGTGCCAAAGGACTTGCTGACAGTGCCTCTTTGTTCCTCTCTGGGTGACAGCACACAGCTGACACATGGCTCAGGGTAGGGGACACGGCACCCAAGTGCCGCTGTGGGGAGGGGAATGGAGTCAGACGGGTGACAGTGCAGCCACCACGGGCAGGAGTGGGGTATCCTTGTGGGTGCCCAGGGTGCAGGTCACGGAGGCAGTGGGATCCCCAGTCATGGGACACTCCCAACTGGTTCGCAGGGGACATAAGGCTCAGGGGGCTGGAGACATAGGGCACAAAGGCATGGGTAGATGGGACACAGGGCACATGGCAAAGGAACAGGGGTCACCTGGGTATAGGGCATGAACACAGGGAAAATGGAAGCATGGGGACAGCACAGACGTGAGGACAGTGTAGGCATAGGGCAGCGGGACTCAGGGGCGTGGAGGCACATGAGCCATACTGGTGCAAGGTGCAACATGCAGAGTATGGGTGCAGGGTACAGGATGCAAATGTGAGTACCTGCCGGGGCGGGTGTGGCTCCTGATAGCTGGGCAGGATCTTGAGGACGACGCTACCACTGGCGTGGCGCAGGCTGTCCTGCAGTGCCCGTGGGTCGCTGCCCACCTCCTGCCCATTCACCTCCCGGATGACATCCCCTACGTGCAGCAGTCCCTGCTGGGCCACCATGCCCCCATGCAGGATGCGGGCGATCACCAGCTCCCCCCGCTCCACCCGAAATGTCACTCCCTGGGTGGAACAGTCCCACATCAGCCCCTGCAGCAGTCACCTCGTGTCACTGCCCCAGCACCTGACAGTGACGCCAGTGATttccccagcaccctgcactgTTCCCAGTACCATGCAATGTC
Proteins encoded:
- the MPP2 gene encoding MAGUK p55 subfamily member 2 isoform X7, whose amino-acid sequence is MRAPVACLCPCCTPVCSGRGSGSSRHRRGPRYPDLGRRRAGGRALLPAAMSSGPGPGASPTAPGAPLGPQAMQQVLDNLLSLPSTPGAADLDLIFLRGIMESPIVRSLAKVQWRKAHERLEETKLEAVRDNNVELVQEILSDIGHLVQQDSAAAELACILREPHFQSLLETHDSVASKSYETPPPSPVLDPTFNNQPVPPDAVRMVGIRKTAGENLVFVKCHFDYDPASDSLIPCKEAGLCFTAGDLLQIVNQDDPNWWQACHVEGGSAGLIPSQLLEEKRKAFVKRDVEVAPTPAGALCSSLSGKRKKRMMYLTTKNAEFDRHELLIYEEVARMPPFRRKTLVLIGAQGVGRRSLKNKLIMSDQARYGTTIPYTSRKPKESEKDGHGYHFVSRGEMEADIKAGHYLEHGEYEGNLYGTKIDSIRAVVNAGKMCILDVNPQAVKVLRTAEFVPYVVFIEAPSAETLRAMNRAALESGVAIKQLTEADARRTVEESSRIQHGYSHYFDLSLTNDNLEHTFGQLREAMERLRAEPQWVPVTWVY
- the MPP2 gene encoding MAGUK p55 subfamily member 2 isoform X2 encodes the protein MRAPVACLCPCCTPVCSGRGSGSSRHRRGPRYPDLGRRRAGGRALLPAAMSSGPGPGASPTAPGAPLGPQAMQQVLDNLLSLPSTPGAADLDLIFLRGIMESPIVRSLAKVQWRKAHERLEETKLEAVRDNNVELVQEILSDIGHLVQQDSAAAELACILREPHFQSLLETHDSVASKSYETPPPSPVLDPTFNNQPVPPDAVRMVGIRKTAGENLGVTFRVERGELVIARILHGGMVAQQGLLHVGDVIREVNGQEVGSDPRALQDSLRHASGSVVLKILPSYQEPHPPRQVFVKCHFDYDPASDSLIPCKEAGLCFTAGDLLQIVNQDDPNWWQACHVEGGSAGLIPSQLLEEKRKAFVKRDVEVAPTPGALCSSLSGKRKKRMMYLTTKNAEFDRHELLIYEEVARMPPFRRKTLVLIGAQGVGRRSLKNKLIMSDQARYGTTIPYTSRKPKESEKDGHGYHFVSRGEMEADIKAGHYLEHGEYEGNLYGTKIDSIRAVVNAGKMCILDVNPQAVKVLRTAEFVPYVVFIEAPSAETLRAMNRAALESGVAIKQLTEADARRTVEESSRIQHGYSHYFDLSLTNDNLEHTFGQLREAMERLRAEPQWVPVTWVY
- the MPP2 gene encoding MAGUK p55 subfamily member 2 isoform X1, coding for MRAPVACLCPCCTPVCSGRGSGSSRHRRGPRYPDLGRRRAGGRALLPAAMSSGPGPGASPTAPGAPLGPQAMQQVLDNLLSLPSTPGAADLDLIFLRGIMESPIVRSLAKVQWRKAHERLEETKLEAVRDNNVELVQEILSDIGHLVQQDSAAAELACILREPHFQSLLETHDSVASKSYETPPPSPVLDPTFNNQPVPPDAVRMVGIRKTAGENLGVTFRVERGELVIARILHGGMVAQQGLLHVGDVIREVNGQEVGSDPRALQDSLRHASGSVVLKILPSYQEPHPPRQVFVKCHFDYDPASDSLIPCKEAGLCFTAGDLLQIVNQDDPNWWQACHVEGGSAGLIPSQLLEEKRKAFVKRDVEVAPTPAGALCSSLSGKRKKRMMYLTTKNAEFDRHELLIYEEVARMPPFRRKTLVLIGAQGVGRRSLKNKLIMSDQARYGTTIPYTSRKPKESEKDGHGYHFVSRGEMEADIKAGHYLEHGEYEGNLYGTKIDSIRAVVNAGKMCILDVNPQAVKVLRTAEFVPYVVFIEAPSAETLRAMNRAALESGVAIKQLTEADARRTVEESSRIQHGYSHYFDLSLTNDNLEHTFGQLREAMERLRAEPQWVPVTWVY
- the MPP2 gene encoding MAGUK p55 subfamily member 2 isoform X8, with the translated sequence MVGIRKTAGENLGVTFRVERGELVIARILHGGMVAQQGLLHVGDVIREVNGQEVGSDPRALQDSLRHASGSVVLKILPSYQEPHPPRQVFVKCHFDYDPASDSLIPCKEAGLCFTAGDLLQIVNQDDPNWWQACHVEGGSAGLIPSQLLEEKRKAFVKRDVEVAPTPAGALCSSLSGKRKKRMMYLTTKNAEFDRHELLIYEEVARMPPFRRKTLVLIGAQGVGRRSLKNKLIMSDQARYGTTIPYTSRKPKESEKDGHGYHFVSRGEMEADIKAGHYLEHGEYEGNLYGTKIDSIRAVVNAGKMCILDVNPQAVKVLRTAEFVPYVVFIEAPSAETLRAMNRAALESGVAIKQLTEADARRTVEESSRIQHGYSHYFDLSLTNDNLEHTFGQLREAMERLRAEPQWVPVTWVY
- the MPP2 gene encoding MAGUK p55 subfamily member 2 isoform X6, whose translation is MRAPVACLCPCCTPVCSGRGSGSSRHRRGPRYPDLGRRRAGGRALLPAAMSSGPGPGASPTAPGAPLGPQAMQQVLDNLLSLPSTPGAADLDLIFLRGIMESPIAHERLEETKLEAVRDNNVELVQEILSDIGHLVQQDSAAAELACILREPHFQSLLETHDSVASKSYETPPPSPVLDPTFNNQPVPPDAVRMVGIRKTAGENLGVTFRVERGELVIARILHGGMVAQQGLLHVGDVIREVNGQEVGSDPRALQDSLRHASGSVVLKILPSYQEPHPPRQVFVKCHFDYDPASDSLIPCKEAGLCFTAGDLLQIVNQDDPNWWQACHVEGGSAGLIPSQLLEEKRKAFVKRDVEVAPTPGALCSSLSGKRKKRMMYLTTKNAEFDRHELLIYEEVARMPPFRRKTLVLIGAQGVGRRSLKNKLIMSDQARYGTTIPYTSRKPKESEKDGHGYHFVSRGEMEADIKAGHYLEHGEYEGNLYGTKIDSIRAVVNAGKMCILDVNPQAVKVLRTAEFVPYVVFIEAPSAETLRAMNRAALESGVAIKQLTEADARRTVEESSRIQHGYSHYFDLSLTNDNLEHTFGQLREAMERLRAEPQWVPVTWVY
- the MPP2 gene encoding MAGUK p55 subfamily member 2 isoform X5, whose translation is MRAPVACLCPCCTPVCSGRGSGSSRHRRGPRYPDLGRRRAGGRALLPAAMSSGPGPGASPTAPGAPLGPQAMQQVLDNLLSLPSTPGAADLDLIFLRGIMESPIAHERLEETKLEAVRDNNVELVQEILSDIGHLVQQDSAAAELACILREPHFQSLLETHDSVASKSYETPPPSPVLDPTFNNQPVPPDAVRMVGIRKTAGENLGVTFRVERGELVIARILHGGMVAQQGLLHVGDVIREVNGQEVGSDPRALQDSLRHASGSVVLKILPSYQEPHPPRQVFVKCHFDYDPASDSLIPCKEAGLCFTAGDLLQIVNQDDPNWWQACHVEGGSAGLIPSQLLEEKRKAFVKRDVEVAPTPAGALCSSLSGKRKKRMMYLTTKNAEFDRHELLIYEEVARMPPFRRKTLVLIGAQGVGRRSLKNKLIMSDQARYGTTIPYTSRKPKESEKDGHGYHFVSRGEMEADIKAGHYLEHGEYEGNLYGTKIDSIRAVVNAGKMCILDVNPQAVKVLRTAEFVPYVVFIEAPSAETLRAMNRAALESGVAIKQLTEADARRTVEESSRIQHGYSHYFDLSLTNDNLEHTFGQLREAMERLRAEPQWVPVTWVY
- the MPP2 gene encoding MAGUK p55 subfamily member 2 isoform X4, which produces MRAPVACLCPCCTPVCSGRGSGSSRHRRGPRYPDLGRRRAGGRALLPAAMSSGPGPGASPTAPGAPLGPQAMQQVLDNLLSLPSTPGAADLDLIFLRGIMESPIVRSLAKAHERLEETKLEAVRDNNVELVQEILSDIGHLVQQDSAAAELACILREPHFQSLLETHDSVASKSYETPPPSPVLDPTFNNQPVPPDAVRMVGIRKTAGENLGVTFRVERGELVIARILHGGMVAQQGLLHVGDVIREVNGQEVGSDPRALQDSLRHASGSVVLKILPSYQEPHPPRQVFVKCHFDYDPASDSLIPCKEAGLCFTAGDLLQIVNQDDPNWWQACHVEGGSAGLIPSQLLEEKRKAFVKRDVEVAPTPGALCSSLSGKRKKRMMYLTTKNAEFDRHELLIYEEVARMPPFRRKTLVLIGAQGVGRRSLKNKLIMSDQARYGTTIPYTSRKPKESEKDGHGYHFVSRGEMEADIKAGHYLEHGEYEGNLYGTKIDSIRAVVNAGKMCILDVNPQAVKVLRTAEFVPYVVFIEAPSAETLRAMNRAALESGVAIKQLTEADARRTVEESSRIQHGYSHYFDLSLTNDNLEHTFGQLREAMERLRAEPQWVPVTWVY
- the MPP2 gene encoding MAGUK p55 subfamily member 2 isoform X3, encoding MRAPVACLCPCCTPVCSGRGSGSSRHRRGPRYPDLGRRRAGGRALLPAAMSSGPGPGASPTAPGAPLGPQAMQQVLDNLLSLPSTPGAADLDLIFLRGIMESPIVRSLAKAHERLEETKLEAVRDNNVELVQEILSDIGHLVQQDSAAAELACILREPHFQSLLETHDSVASKSYETPPPSPVLDPTFNNQPVPPDAVRMVGIRKTAGENLGVTFRVERGELVIARILHGGMVAQQGLLHVGDVIREVNGQEVGSDPRALQDSLRHASGSVVLKILPSYQEPHPPRQVFVKCHFDYDPASDSLIPCKEAGLCFTAGDLLQIVNQDDPNWWQACHVEGGSAGLIPSQLLEEKRKAFVKRDVEVAPTPAGALCSSLSGKRKKRMMYLTTKNAEFDRHELLIYEEVARMPPFRRKTLVLIGAQGVGRRSLKNKLIMSDQARYGTTIPYTSRKPKESEKDGHGYHFVSRGEMEADIKAGHYLEHGEYEGNLYGTKIDSIRAVVNAGKMCILDVNPQAVKVLRTAEFVPYVVFIEAPSAETLRAMNRAALESGVAIKQLTEADARRTVEESSRIQHGYSHYFDLSLTNDNLEHTFGQLREAMERLRAEPQWVPVTWVY